One window of the Mycobacterium xenopi genome contains the following:
- a CDS encoding acylphosphatase: MAEPEVRLTALIRGRVQGVGFRWWTRSRALELGLTGYVANRLDGRVLVVAQGPRDTCQQLLDLLRSGDTPGRVDAVDVEWSEQTEDIPGFSAR; the protein is encoded by the coding sequence ATGGCAGAGCCTGAGGTTCGCCTCACCGCGCTGATCCGCGGGCGGGTGCAGGGAGTCGGTTTCCGGTGGTGGACCCGCTCGCGCGCGCTGGAGCTCGGCCTGACCGGGTATGTCGCCAACCGCCTCGACGGACGGGTGCTGGTCGTCGCCCAGGGACCCCGCGACACCTGCCAACAGCTGCTTGACCTGCTACGAAGCGGCGATACACCCGGGCGGGTGGACGCCGTCGACGTCGAGTGGTCAGAACAAACCGAGGACATCCCCGGATTCAGCGCGCGCTAA